One window of the Eucalyptus grandis isolate ANBG69807.140 chromosome 6, ASM1654582v1, whole genome shotgun sequence genome contains the following:
- the LOC104450975 gene encoding proteasome subunit alpha type-6 codes for MSRGSGGGYDRHITIFSPEGRLFQVEYAFKAVKAAGITSIGVRGKDSVCVVTQKKVPDKLLDQTSVTHLFPITKFLGLLATGMTADARTLVQQARNEAAEFRFRNGYEMPVDALAKWIADKSQIYTQHAYMRPLGVVAMVLGIDEEFGPRLYKCDPAGHFFGHKATSAGSKEQEAINFLEKKMKNDPAFSYDETVQTAISALQSVLQEDFKANEIEVGVVRSDNPVFRVLSTEEIDEHLTAISERD; via the exons ATGAGTCGCGGCAGCGGAGGCGGATACGATCGCCACATCACGATCTTCTCCCCCGAGGGTCGCCTCTTCCAAGTAG AGTATGCTTTCAAGGCGGTTAAGGCTGCTGGAATCACCTCGATCGGTGTCCGAGGGAAGGACTCGGTATGTGTGGTCACTCAGAAGAAGGTCCCG GACAAGCTTCTGGATCAGACAAGCGTGACGCACCTTTTTCCCATCACGAAGTTCCTCGGCTTGCTAGCTACTGGAATGACAG CTGATGCTAGGACCTTAGTTCAGCAAGCCCGAAATGAGGCAGCTGAGTTCCGCTTCAGAAATGGATATGAGATGCCTGTGGATGCATTGGCAAAATG GATAGCAGACAAGTCCCAGATTTATACTCAGCATGCTTATATGAGACCACTGGGAGTAG TTGCAATGGTTTTGGGCATTGATGAAGAGTTTGGACCGAGATTATACAAATGTGACCCTGCTGGCCACTTCTTTGGACATAAG GCTACGAGTGCTGGATCAAAAGAGCAAGAGGCAATTAAtttcttggaaaagaaaatgaagaatgatCCTGCATTTTCATACGACGAGACTGTGCAG ACTGCAATTTCAGCCTTGCAATCTGTTCTACAAGAGGATTTTAAGGCGAATGAGATTGAG GTTGGAGTGGTGAGGAGTGATAATCCAGTCTTCAGGGTTTTGTCCACTGAGGAAATCGATGAGCACTTGACTGCAATTAGCGAGCGCGACTAA
- the LOC104450976 gene encoding uncharacterized protein LOC104450976 isoform X1 yields the protein MFRLMATATMATAAGAAALLYYTLNRKILTEASSGDDDDDGGHVGSDHPPLGIDRVSHRLVQAPGTWLETIATLSETLRFTYSETLGKWPIGDLAFGISFLLKRQGNLPVSTVFGGKDSLQLKGREIVVELRYLLKLLTLCWHFSKKTFPVFLKETGYSEEQVLLQEPKAGILKPAFTILVDHNTRCFLLVIRGTHSIKDTLTAVTGAVVPFHHSVVHEGGVSNLVLGYAHCGMVAAARWIAKLATPCLLKALGEYPDYKLKIIGHSLGGGTAAILTYVLREQKELSTATCYTFAPAACMTWELAESGNDFITSIINGADLVPTFSAASVDDLRAEVTASAWLNDLRNQIERTRILSTVYRSASALGSRLPSMASAKAKVAGAGAILRPVSSGTQVVMKRAQSMAQAAWTRPSLRLSSWSCMGPRHRATTSRSSFKEESNLECSSSETANGEALLSYQRKATGMGTVEFPVSSAEGVEWTSEIECSCSEEVNGLADGDADGDGGEDLNGDNRHEDHLTEVELWQQLEHDLYSRRDGMETDVEKEFREEEAAAMAEVGEAQPESSATEMKEAHRFFPPGKIMHLITLHSDEAASDSPNTSESDTSLESKVGIFLTPRSLYSKIRLSQTMIADHFMPVYRRQIEKIIEELEKEGVGDKGDYSFTENTGEVVL from the exons atgtTCAG GCTCATGGCGACGGCCACCATGGCTACCGCGGCCGGCGCCGCTGCTCTGTTGTACTACACTTTGAATCGCAAGATACTGACGGAGGCGTCGTCGGgggatgacgacgacgacggcggtcATGTCGGGTCGGATCATCCTCCTCTGGGCATTGATCGGGTTTCGCACCGGCTCGTCCAGGCGCCGGGCACTTGGCTGGAGACCATCGCCACCTTGTCGGAGACTCTGAGGTTCACTTACTCGGAGACTCTCGGCAAGTGGCCTATCGGGGATTTGGCATTCGGGATCAGCTTCCTTCTCAAGAGGCAG GGAAACTTACCAGTTAGCACCGTATTTGGTGGTAAAGATAGCTTACAGCTAAAAGGCCGTGAAATTGTTGTTGAGCTTAGATATCTCCTGAAATTGTTGACTCTCTGTTggcatttttccaaaaagacTTTCCCCGTGTTTCTAAAGGAGACTGGGTACTCTGAAGAGCAAGTACTTCTTCAGGAACCAAAAGCAGGA ATTTTGAAGCCAGCTTTTACCATTTTGGTTGATCACAACACAAGATGTTTTCTTTTAGTGATTCGTGGAACGCATAGCATTAAAGATACTCTGACCGCTGTTACTGGAGCTGTGGTACCATTTCATCACAGTGTTGTACATGAGGGGGGAGTTAGTAACTTAGTTCTGGGATATGCACATTGTGGAATGGTTGCAGCTGCTAGGTGGATTGCCAAGCTTGCAACTCCTTGTCTCCTCAAAGCACTTGGGGAGTACCCTGATTATAAGCTCAAG ATCATTGGGCATTCTTTGGGTGGAGGCACAGCGGCAATTTTAACTTATGTTTTGCGTGAGCAAAAGGAATTATCAACTGCTACGTGCTATACATTTGCTCCAG CTGCATGCATGACGTGGGAATTGGCAGAATCTGGCAATGACTTTATCACATCTATAATAAATGGAGCAGACTTAGTGCCTACATTTTCAGCGGCTTCAGTGGATGACTTGCGAGCAGAG GTTACTGCATCTGCTTGGCTGAATGATCTGAGGAATCAAATCGAGCGCACTCGCATTCTTAGCACTGTTTATCGATCTGCGTCAGCTCTGGGATCCCGTCTTCCATCGATGGCCAGTGCAAAAGCAAAAGTTGCTGGAGCTGGAGCTATTTTGCGTCCAGTTTCAAGTGGCACTCAG GTGGTTATGAAGCGAGCACAGAGCATGGCCCAGGCTGCATGGACACGTCCTAGCCTTCGTTTATCGTCATGGTCATGCATGGGTCCCCGTCATCGAGCCACTACCTCTCGTTCAAGTTTCAAGGAGGAAAGTAACCTAGAATGTTCAAGCTCTGAGACAGCAAATGGCGAGGCTCTTCTTTCTTACCAGCGCAAAGCCACGGGGATGGGAACTGTCGAATTTCCTGTATCTTCTGCTGAAGGGGTTGAATGGACATCCGAAATTGAATGTTCGTGTTCTGAAGAAGTTAATGGACTTGCCGATGGTGATGCTGATGGGGATGGTGGCGAGGACCTCAACGGTGACAATAGGCATGAGGACCATTTGACTGAAGTTGAGTTGTGGCAGCAACTAGAGCATGATCTATACAGTAGGAGGGATGGCATGGAGACGGATGTGGAGAAGGAAtttagagaagaagaagcagctgcAATGGCCGAGGTGGGTGAAGCACAGCCAGAGAGCTCTGCCACTGAAATGAAGGAAGCACACAGGTTTTTCCCTCCAGGGAAGATCATGCATCTAATAACCCTTCACTCTGATGAAGCTGCAAGCGACTCCCCTAACACGAGTGAATCAGACACTAGTTTGGAAAGCAAAGTTGGGATTTTCCTTACTCCGCGTTCATTATACAGTAAAATCAGGTTGTCTCAAACTATGATTGCTGACCACTTCATGCCGGTCTACAGAAGACAGATTGAAAAGATCATAGAAGAACTTGAGAAGGAAGGAGTAGGTGATAAAGGTGATTATAGCTTCACTGAGAACACAGGAGAGGTTGTATTATAG
- the LOC104450976 gene encoding uncharacterized protein LOC104450976 isoform X2, which produces MATATMATAAGAAALLYYTLNRKILTEASSGDDDDDGGHVGSDHPPLGIDRVSHRLVQAPGTWLETIATLSETLRFTYSETLGKWPIGDLAFGISFLLKRQGNLPVSTVFGGKDSLQLKGREIVVELRYLLKLLTLCWHFSKKTFPVFLKETGYSEEQVLLQEPKAGILKPAFTILVDHNTRCFLLVIRGTHSIKDTLTAVTGAVVPFHHSVVHEGGVSNLVLGYAHCGMVAAARWIAKLATPCLLKALGEYPDYKLKIIGHSLGGGTAAILTYVLREQKELSTATCYTFAPAACMTWELAESGNDFITSIINGADLVPTFSAASVDDLRAEVTASAWLNDLRNQIERTRILSTVYRSASALGSRLPSMASAKAKVAGAGAILRPVSSGTQVVMKRAQSMAQAAWTRPSLRLSSWSCMGPRHRATTSRSSFKEESNLECSSSETANGEALLSYQRKATGMGTVEFPVSSAEGVEWTSEIECSCSEEVNGLADGDADGDGGEDLNGDNRHEDHLTEVELWQQLEHDLYSRRDGMETDVEKEFREEEAAAMAEVGEAQPESSATEMKEAHRFFPPGKIMHLITLHSDEAASDSPNTSESDTSLESKVGIFLTPRSLYSKIRLSQTMIADHFMPVYRRQIEKIIEELEKEGVGDKGDYSFTENTGEVVL; this is translated from the exons ATGGCGACGGCCACCATGGCTACCGCGGCCGGCGCCGCTGCTCTGTTGTACTACACTTTGAATCGCAAGATACTGACGGAGGCGTCGTCGGgggatgacgacgacgacggcggtcATGTCGGGTCGGATCATCCTCCTCTGGGCATTGATCGGGTTTCGCACCGGCTCGTCCAGGCGCCGGGCACTTGGCTGGAGACCATCGCCACCTTGTCGGAGACTCTGAGGTTCACTTACTCGGAGACTCTCGGCAAGTGGCCTATCGGGGATTTGGCATTCGGGATCAGCTTCCTTCTCAAGAGGCAG GGAAACTTACCAGTTAGCACCGTATTTGGTGGTAAAGATAGCTTACAGCTAAAAGGCCGTGAAATTGTTGTTGAGCTTAGATATCTCCTGAAATTGTTGACTCTCTGTTggcatttttccaaaaagacTTTCCCCGTGTTTCTAAAGGAGACTGGGTACTCTGAAGAGCAAGTACTTCTTCAGGAACCAAAAGCAGGA ATTTTGAAGCCAGCTTTTACCATTTTGGTTGATCACAACACAAGATGTTTTCTTTTAGTGATTCGTGGAACGCATAGCATTAAAGATACTCTGACCGCTGTTACTGGAGCTGTGGTACCATTTCATCACAGTGTTGTACATGAGGGGGGAGTTAGTAACTTAGTTCTGGGATATGCACATTGTGGAATGGTTGCAGCTGCTAGGTGGATTGCCAAGCTTGCAACTCCTTGTCTCCTCAAAGCACTTGGGGAGTACCCTGATTATAAGCTCAAG ATCATTGGGCATTCTTTGGGTGGAGGCACAGCGGCAATTTTAACTTATGTTTTGCGTGAGCAAAAGGAATTATCAACTGCTACGTGCTATACATTTGCTCCAG CTGCATGCATGACGTGGGAATTGGCAGAATCTGGCAATGACTTTATCACATCTATAATAAATGGAGCAGACTTAGTGCCTACATTTTCAGCGGCTTCAGTGGATGACTTGCGAGCAGAG GTTACTGCATCTGCTTGGCTGAATGATCTGAGGAATCAAATCGAGCGCACTCGCATTCTTAGCACTGTTTATCGATCTGCGTCAGCTCTGGGATCCCGTCTTCCATCGATGGCCAGTGCAAAAGCAAAAGTTGCTGGAGCTGGAGCTATTTTGCGTCCAGTTTCAAGTGGCACTCAG GTGGTTATGAAGCGAGCACAGAGCATGGCCCAGGCTGCATGGACACGTCCTAGCCTTCGTTTATCGTCATGGTCATGCATGGGTCCCCGTCATCGAGCCACTACCTCTCGTTCAAGTTTCAAGGAGGAAAGTAACCTAGAATGTTCAAGCTCTGAGACAGCAAATGGCGAGGCTCTTCTTTCTTACCAGCGCAAAGCCACGGGGATGGGAACTGTCGAATTTCCTGTATCTTCTGCTGAAGGGGTTGAATGGACATCCGAAATTGAATGTTCGTGTTCTGAAGAAGTTAATGGACTTGCCGATGGTGATGCTGATGGGGATGGTGGCGAGGACCTCAACGGTGACAATAGGCATGAGGACCATTTGACTGAAGTTGAGTTGTGGCAGCAACTAGAGCATGATCTATACAGTAGGAGGGATGGCATGGAGACGGATGTGGAGAAGGAAtttagagaagaagaagcagctgcAATGGCCGAGGTGGGTGAAGCACAGCCAGAGAGCTCTGCCACTGAAATGAAGGAAGCACACAGGTTTTTCCCTCCAGGGAAGATCATGCATCTAATAACCCTTCACTCTGATGAAGCTGCAAGCGACTCCCCTAACACGAGTGAATCAGACACTAGTTTGGAAAGCAAAGTTGGGATTTTCCTTACTCCGCGTTCATTATACAGTAAAATCAGGTTGTCTCAAACTATGATTGCTGACCACTTCATGCCGGTCTACAGAAGACAGATTGAAAAGATCATAGAAGAACTTGAGAAGGAAGGAGTAGGTGATAAAGGTGATTATAGCTTCACTGAGAACACAGGAGAGGTTGTATTATAG
- the LOC104450977 gene encoding uncharacterized protein LOC104450977 has translation MSATVVSDPLVISTPETQPPAVLVGTAQIEVEFVMCECCGLTEECTPAYIERIRERYHGKWICGLCAEAIKDEIVRTERLVSTEEAMTKLMNFCKKFKSPEPPPDPTVHLISAMRQLLRRSLESRSTPSSPMRKETRMPGSALTRSESCFSTLTG, from the coding sequence ATGTCTGCAACCGTGGTCAGTGACCCTTTGGTGATCTCGACCCCGGAGACTCAACCACCTGCCGTACTCGTTGGCACGGCTCAAATTGAGGTGGAATTCGTGATGTGCGAGTGCTGTGGGTTGACGGAAGAATGCACGCCCGCGTATATCGAACGCATCAGAGAACGGTATCACGGTAAATGGATATGCGGGCTATGCGCGGAAGCCATAAAGGATGAGATCGTAAGAACCGAGAGGCTCGTGAGCACTGAAGAGGCCATGACCAAGCTTATGAACTTCTGCAAGAAGTTCAAGTCCCCAGAGCCGCCTCCAGATCCTACAGTGCACTTGATCTCCGCCATGAGACAACTTCTGAGGCGGAGTTTGGAATCGAGATCCACCCCAAGCAGCCCCATGAGAAAAGAGACGCGAATGCCTGGTTCCGCATTGACTCGCTCGGAAAGCTGCTTTTCGACTCTAACTGGTTGA